The window CGCAGAACACTCGATCACGCAGACGGGGCTCGCCGTCGGCACGCCGACTTACATGAGCCCCGAGCAAGCCGTTGGCGCGCAGGACGTGGACGGGCGGAGCGACATCTACAGCCTGGGCTGCGTGGTGTACGAGATGCTGGCTGGACAGCCGCCGTTTCACGGGTCCTCGCTGCGCGAATTGCTGGCCCGCCACGCGATCGCGGTGGTTCCGAGCGTTCGGGTCCTTCGGTCGGGCGTGGAGCCGCACGTGGACGACGCTTTGATAAGAGCGCTGGCCAAAGATCCGGCGGAGCGGTTCGCCACGGCGCAGGAGTTCGCCACCGCGCTCTCGGTGCCAGGCGCATCGACGAGAGCCGCGCGTGACGCCACGTCCCAGGAGGGGTTCTGGGCCCGGGTACGATCGGTGTTCGCCAGCCCGCCCCCTGCGGTTGGCCGCCCGTCGAATCCGCCGGTCGAGGCCAGGGGCGAGGCACGGAACGCACCGGCGTCTCCCGCGCCCACGGTTCGTGGCGGCGTAGCCGCCCAGATGCTGCAGAGCATCCCATCGCCCATTGGCGTGACGACGCCGATCATGACTACGCCCTCGGGTCGCGTGCCCATCGACTCGCTGGCGGTACTTCCGTTCAGCAGTCCGAGCGAGGATCCGGACAGCGAATACCTGAGCGACGGGATCACCGAGAGCATCATGAACAAGCTCGCGGGCGTTTCCGGGCTGCGAGTGGTGCCGCGGTCGGTGGTGTTTCGCTACAAGGGCACGGCGATGGATCCGTCGGCCGTCGCGCACGAGGTGAATGCGCGCGCTGTGGTGAGCGGCCGCATCCTCCATCGCGGCGATACGCTGATCATCAAGGCAGAGCTGGTGGACGCCGTCACCGAGTCGCAACTCTGGGGCGAACAGTACAACCGTACGATGTCGGACATCTTCGTGGTGCAGGAGGAGATGGCGGGCGAGATCACCCGATCGCTCCAGCTGAAATTGAGCGGTGACGAACACCGGGGGCTGGCAAAGCGCTTCACGGAGAGTACCGAGGCCTACCAGGCGTACCTGCGGGGGCGGCACCACTGGAACAAGCGGACGGTGGCCGGGCTGGAGCAGGCCCTCGCACACTTCCAGCGAGCGATCGACCTCGACCCGACCTATGCACTGGCCTACACGGGGCTGGCCGATACGTACAACATTCTCGGCTACTACAACGACCTCCGGCCGCACGATGCCTATCCGAA of the Gemmatimonadaceae bacterium genome contains:
- a CDS encoding tetratricopeptide repeat protein, with translation AEHSITQTGLAVGTPTYMSPEQAVGAQDVDGRSDIYSLGCVVYEMLAGQPPFHGSSLRELLARHAIAVVPSVRVLRSGVEPHVDDALIRALAKDPAERFATAQEFATALSVPGASTRAARDATSQEGFWARVRSVFASPPPAVGRPSNPPVEARGEARNAPASPAPTVRGGVAAQMLQSIPSPIGVTTPIMTTPSGRVPIDSLAVLPFSSPSEDPDSEYLSDGITESIMNKLAGVSGLRVVPRSVVFRYKGTAMDPSAVAHEVNARAVVSGRILHRGDTLIIKAELVDAVTESQLWGEQYNRTMSDIFVVQEEMAGEITRSLQLKLSGDEHRGLAKRFTESTEAYQAYLRGRHHWNKRTVAGLEQALAHFQRAIDLDPTYALAYTGLADTYNILGYYNDLRPHDAYPKGRAAVLRALEIDPSLAEAHASMGYVQVFYDYDWPGAARSFRRALDLNPKYATTHQWYAWYLFAVDRFDDALSALLQAQQLDPLSLIINDHLGYALLLAGKPEEALAHLEKTRGLDPSFPWTYWRLGNVLFAMGRFDEAIAAFRSVVQMTNGGVALGYVGHAYAAAGRNDEAQEVVARLVELSRTRYVSPLEFALVYAGLGRTEDAIASLQRAYDDRVSDFARVKLLPWPDAVRKHPGFAALLAKLGGNRLSSTP